From a single Camelus bactrianus isolate YW-2024 breed Bactrian camel chromosome 11, ASM4877302v1, whole genome shotgun sequence genomic region:
- the UROS gene encoding uroporphyrinogen-III synthase isoform X4, whose product MKVLLLKDPKEDDRGQDPYIRELGLYGLEATLIPVLSFEFLSLPSFLEKLSQPDSYGGLIFTSPRAVEAVELCLEKDNKAEVWKKSLKEKWNAKSVYVVGNATASLVNKMGLHTEGENCGNAEKLAEYICSRLFPQCLHLITLLPKMSSSRRVVQPFGNPQAVLS is encoded by the exons ATGAAGGTCCTTTTGCTCAAAGACCCTAAGGAGGATGACCGTGGCCAGGATCCCTACATCAGG GAATTAGGATTATACGGACTTGAAGCCACTTTGATTCCTGTCTTATCCTTTGAGTTTTTGTCTCTTCCCAGTTTTCTGGAGAAG CTGTCTCAGCCTGACAGTTACGGGGGACTCATTTTCACCAGCCCCAGAGCAGTAGAAGCAGTGGAGCTGTGTCTGGAGAAAGACAATAAAGCCGAAG TCTGGAAAAAGTCTCTGAAAGAAAAGTGGAATGCCAAGTCGGTGTATGTGGTGGGAAATGCTACTGCTTCTCTAG TGAATAAAATGGGCCTGCACACAGAGGGAGAAAACTGTGGAAACGCGGAAAAGCTTGCAGAATACATTTGTTCCA GGCTGTTTCCTCAGTGCCTCCACCTGATCACTCTCCTTCCAAAGATGAGCTCCAGCCGCAGAGTCGTTCAGCCCTTTGGAAATCCTCAGGCTGTGCTCTCCTGA
- the UROS gene encoding uroporphyrinogen-III synthase isoform X1, whose amino-acid sequence MKVLLLKDPKEDDRGQDPYIRELGLYGLEATLIPVLSFEFLSLPSFLEKLSQPDSYGGLIFTSPRAVEAVELCLEKDNKAEVWKKSLKEKWNAKSVYVVGNATASLVNKMGLHTEGENCGNAEKLAEYICSSPEPSSWCSLLCKHEAKSITGSFLVTENKEACVLLLFRRPSWRWGPRRERGLLFPSIAVTRRRGVISTASSVSLWNPQRRNPAKNAQGQRDPHGKHTRLSEDPTPGNPGEPAQLLFPAGHSSQHYVFQSLWPDVQPQVYSRVIW is encoded by the exons ATGAAGGTCCTTTTGCTCAAAGACCCTAAGGAGGATGACCGTGGCCAGGATCCCTACATCAGG GAATTAGGATTATACGGACTTGAAGCCACTTTGATTCCTGTCTTATCCTTTGAGTTTTTGTCTCTTCCCAGTTTTCTGGAGAAG CTGTCTCAGCCTGACAGTTACGGGGGACTCATTTTCACCAGCCCCAGAGCAGTAGAAGCAGTGGAGCTGTGTCTGGAGAAAGACAATAAAGCCGAAG TCTGGAAAAAGTCTCTGAAAGAAAAGTGGAATGCCAAGTCGGTGTATGTGGTGGGAAATGCTACTGCTTCTCTAG TGAATAAAATGGGCCTGCACACAGAGGGAGAAAACTGTGGAAACGCGGAAAAGCTTGCAGAATACATTTGTTCCA GTCCAGAGCCATCGAGCTGGTGCTCCTTGCTTTGCAAACACGAGGCAAAATCGATCA CTGGTAGTTTTTTAGTAACTGAAAACAAGGAAGCCTGCGTACTCCTGTTGTTTCGCCGGCCTTCGTGGAGATGGGGCCCGAGGAGGGAACGTGGCTTGTTGTTTCCTTCGATTGCAGTCACCAGAAGGAG GGGAGTCATCAGCACTGCCTCTTCTGTTTCCCTGTGGAACCCTCAAAGGAGAAATCCTGCCAAAAATGCTCAAGGACAAAG GGATCCCCATGGAAAGCATACTCGTCTATCAGAAGATCCCACACCCGGGAATCCAGGTGAACCTGCACAGCTACTATTCCCAGCAG GGCATTCCAGCCAGCATTACGTTTTTCAGTCCCTCTGGCCTGATGTACAGCCTCAAGTATATTCAAGAGTTATCTGGTGA
- the UROS gene encoding uroporphyrinogen-III synthase isoform X5, translating into MKVLLLKDPKEDDRGQDPYIRELGLYGLEATLIPVLSFEFLSLPSFLEKLSQPDSYGGLIFTSPRAVEAVELCLEKDNKAEVWKKSLKEKWNAKSVYVVGNATASLVNKMGLHTEGENCGNAEKLAEYICSSPEPSSWCSLLCKHEAKSIRCLP; encoded by the exons ATGAAGGTCCTTTTGCTCAAAGACCCTAAGGAGGATGACCGTGGCCAGGATCCCTACATCAGG GAATTAGGATTATACGGACTTGAAGCCACTTTGATTCCTGTCTTATCCTTTGAGTTTTTGTCTCTTCCCAGTTTTCTGGAGAAG CTGTCTCAGCCTGACAGTTACGGGGGACTCATTTTCACCAGCCCCAGAGCAGTAGAAGCAGTGGAGCTGTGTCTGGAGAAAGACAATAAAGCCGAAG TCTGGAAAAAGTCTCTGAAAGAAAAGTGGAATGCCAAGTCGGTGTATGTGGTGGGAAATGCTACTGCTTCTCTAG TGAATAAAATGGGCCTGCACACAGAGGGAGAAAACTGTGGAAACGCGGAAAAGCTTGCAGAATACATTTGTTCCA GTCCAGAGCCATCGAGCTGGTGCTCCTTGCTTTGCAAACACGAGGCAAAATCGATCA GATGTCTCCcctaa
- the UROS gene encoding uroporphyrinogen-III synthase isoform X3 — MKVLLLKDPKEDDRGQDPYIRELGLYGLEATLIPVLSFEFLSLPSFLEKLSQPDSYGGLIFTSPRAVEAVELCLEKDNKAEVWKKSLKEKWNAKSVYVVGNATASLVNKMGLHTEGENCGNAEKLAEYICSTGSFLVTENKEACVLLLFRRPSWRWGPRRERGLLFPSIAVTRRRGVISTASSVSLWNPQRRNPAKNAQGQRDPHGKHTRLSEDPTPGNPGEPAQLLFPAGHSSQHYVFQSLWPDVQPQVYSRVIW, encoded by the exons ATGAAGGTCCTTTTGCTCAAAGACCCTAAGGAGGATGACCGTGGCCAGGATCCCTACATCAGG GAATTAGGATTATACGGACTTGAAGCCACTTTGATTCCTGTCTTATCCTTTGAGTTTTTGTCTCTTCCCAGTTTTCTGGAGAAG CTGTCTCAGCCTGACAGTTACGGGGGACTCATTTTCACCAGCCCCAGAGCAGTAGAAGCAGTGGAGCTGTGTCTGGAGAAAGACAATAAAGCCGAAG TCTGGAAAAAGTCTCTGAAAGAAAAGTGGAATGCCAAGTCGGTGTATGTGGTGGGAAATGCTACTGCTTCTCTAG TGAATAAAATGGGCCTGCACACAGAGGGAGAAAACTGTGGAAACGCGGAAAAGCTTGCAGAATACATTTGTTCCA CTGGTAGTTTTTTAGTAACTGAAAACAAGGAAGCCTGCGTACTCCTGTTGTTTCGCCGGCCTTCGTGGAGATGGGGCCCGAGGAGGGAACGTGGCTTGTTGTTTCCTTCGATTGCAGTCACCAGAAGGAG GGGAGTCATCAGCACTGCCTCTTCTGTTTCCCTGTGGAACCCTCAAAGGAGAAATCCTGCCAAAAATGCTCAAGGACAAAG GGATCCCCATGGAAAGCATACTCGTCTATCAGAAGATCCCACACCCGGGAATCCAGGTGAACCTGCACAGCTACTATTCCCAGCAG GGCATTCCAGCCAGCATTACGTTTTTCAGTCCCTCTGGCCTGATGTACAGCCTCAAGTATATTCAAGAGTTATCTGGTGA
- the UROS gene encoding uroporphyrinogen-III synthase isoform X2 has product MKVLLLKDPKEDDRGQDPYIRELGLYGLEATLIPVLSFEFLSLPSFLEKLSQPDSYGGLIFTSPRAVEAVELCLEKDNKAEVWKKSLKEKWNAKSVYVVGNATASLVNKMGLHTEGENCGNAEKLAEYICSRESSALPLLFPCGTLKGEILPKMLKDKGIPMESILVYQKIPHPGIQVNLHSYYSQQGIPASITFFSPSGLMYSLKYIQELSGDNMEQIKFVAIGPTTARALAAQGLPVSCTAESPTPRALATGIRTALQPGGC; this is encoded by the exons ATGAAGGTCCTTTTGCTCAAAGACCCTAAGGAGGATGACCGTGGCCAGGATCCCTACATCAGG GAATTAGGATTATACGGACTTGAAGCCACTTTGATTCCTGTCTTATCCTTTGAGTTTTTGTCTCTTCCCAGTTTTCTGGAGAAG CTGTCTCAGCCTGACAGTTACGGGGGACTCATTTTCACCAGCCCCAGAGCAGTAGAAGCAGTGGAGCTGTGTCTGGAGAAAGACAATAAAGCCGAAG TCTGGAAAAAGTCTCTGAAAGAAAAGTGGAATGCCAAGTCGGTGTATGTGGTGGGAAATGCTACTGCTTCTCTAG TGAATAAAATGGGCCTGCACACAGAGGGAGAAAACTGTGGAAACGCGGAAAAGCTTGCAGAATACATTTGTTCCA GGGAGTCATCAGCACTGCCTCTTCTGTTTCCCTGTGGAACCCTCAAAGGAGAAATCCTGCCAAAAATGCTCAAGGACAAAG GGATCCCCATGGAAAGCATACTCGTCTATCAGAAGATCCCACACCCGGGAATCCAGGTGAACCTGCACAGCTACTATTCCCAGCAG GGCATTCCAGCCAGCATTACGTTTTTCAGTCCCTCTGGCCTGATGTACAGCCTCAAGTATATTCAAGAGTTATCTGGTGACAACATGGAACAAATTAAG TTCGTTGCCATCGGCCCCACCACAGCTCGCGCCCTGGCCGCCCAGGGCCTGCCTGTGAGCTGCACCGCAGAGAGCCCCACGCCGCGGGCCCTGGCCACCGGCATCAGGACGGCGCTTCAGCCCGGCGGGTGCTGA